A single genomic interval of Cucumis sativus cultivar 9930 chromosome 5, Cucumber_9930_V3, whole genome shotgun sequence harbors:
- the LOC101207189 gene encoding non-classical arabinogalactan protein 30 gives MSTKNLLSLSFLLLLLHIASADPVRLPHKPLSMAIEGLVYCQNCKKIGTWSLTEAKPISGAKISVICKNHNDQVKFYKVYQTNKDGYFYAELVGYQMNHPVLDHPLQACKVKPVSSPLSDCNLLTNLNYGLTGAPLRFEKKFVVGTNYRAAVYAAGPLAFHPQKCL, from the coding sequence ATGTCAACCAAAAACCTCCTCtccctctcctttctcctcctcctcctccacaTTGCTTCCGCCGACCCTGTCCGACTCCCCCACAAACCCCTCTCCATGGCAATCGAAGGATTGGTCTACTGCCAAAACTGCAAGAAAATCGGGACGTGGTCGTTGACGGAGGCCAAGCCAATCAGCGGAGCCAAGATCAGTGTGATTTGCAAGAACCATAACGACCAAGTAAAGTTCTACAAGGTGTATCAAACCAACAAAGATGGTTACTTTTACGCAGAGTTGGTTGGGTACCAAATGAACCACCCGGTTCTCGACCACCCACTTCAAGCTTGTAAAGTCAAGCCTGTTTCTTCCCCACTTTCCGACTGTAACCTTTTAACCAATCTCAACTATGGTCTCACTGGAGCCCCACTCCGGTTCGAGAAAAAATTTGTGGTCGGCACCAATTATAGGGCCGCTGTTTACGCCGCCGGGCCACTGGCTTTCCACCCTCAGAAATGCCTCTAg